One Litorilinea aerophila genomic window carries:
- a CDS encoding FmdB family zinc ribbon protein, with translation MPMYEFICQECQQPFEKLLSMSRADEPQVCPTCGSKQTQRRLSTFAVGGGSTGRTATPPRTSPFT, from the coding sequence ATGCCCATGTACGAGTTCATCTGTCAGGAATGCCAGCAGCCCTTTGAAAAGCTGCTGTCCATGTCCCGGGCAGACGAACCCCAGGTCTGCCCCACCTGTGGCAGCAAGCAGACCCAACGTCGCCTGTCCACCTTTGCCGTGGGTGGGGGCAGCACAGGCAGGACAGCCACGCCCCCGCGCACCAGTCCCTTCACCTGA
- a CDS encoding metal-sensitive transcriptional regulator, whose translation MKIRSEMTREELRVRLRRIEGQVRGVQKMLDDDRDCREIVQQLNAIRAAVQNATGHFVQSHARECLLAEVDGPTRAALVEDILALVTQNPSAS comes from the coding sequence ATGAAAATTCGCTCTGAGATGACCCGGGAAGAGCTGCGCGTGCGGCTACGCCGGATCGAGGGTCAGGTGCGGGGGGTGCAGAAGATGTTGGACGATGACCGGGACTGCCGGGAGATCGTGCAGCAACTGAACGCCATTCGCGCGGCCGTGCAGAACGCCACCGGACACTTCGTCCAGAGCCACGCCCGGGAGTGCCTGTTGGCCGAGGTCGACGGGCCAACCCGGGCGGCCCTGGTGGAAGACATCCTGGCCCTGGTCACCCAAAACCCGTCCGCATCGTGA
- a CDS encoding glutaminyl-peptide cyclotransferase → MGNSALTRLLLGLVLVVVVFAALVGLGNQWRSQATGEAGSPLALPVGIVPGASTSPLALASPLPSPPVSPLPAAVSPLPTPAGAVSGAGTPVYGYRVVNVYPHDPNAFTQGLVFFDGFLYEGTGLRGRSSLRKVELESGQVLQQVDLPDQYFGEGIALWEDRIFQLTWQARVGFVYDRESFSLLEEFAYATEGWGLTQDGTHLIMSDGTANLYFLEPTTLEVVRQVEVRDGAQPVTRLNELEYVEGEIYANIWQTDRIARIDPASGQVVAWVDLAGLLPPADRGQPVDVLNGIAYDSEAKRLFVTGKLWPKLFEIELIPPG, encoded by the coding sequence ATGGGCAACTCTGCGTTGACTCGTCTATTGCTGGGCCTCGTCCTGGTGGTCGTTGTGTTCGCCGCGCTGGTGGGGCTGGGCAACCAGTGGCGTTCTCAGGCAACTGGAGAGGCCGGCAGTCCGTTGGCCCTGCCTGTGGGGATCGTGCCAGGCGCTTCAACCAGCCCGCTGGCCCTGGCCAGCCCTCTGCCCAGCCCGCCGGTCTCGCCGTTGCCGGCCGCAGTCAGCCCCCTGCCGACTCCGGCCGGGGCTGTCTCCGGCGCGGGTACGCCCGTCTACGGCTATCGGGTGGTGAATGTCTACCCCCATGACCCCAACGCCTTTACCCAGGGGCTGGTCTTTTTCGATGGTTTCCTGTACGAAGGGACCGGATTGCGGGGGCGGTCCAGCCTGCGTAAGGTGGAGCTGGAGAGCGGCCAGGTACTCCAGCAGGTGGATTTGCCCGACCAATATTTCGGGGAAGGGATCGCCCTTTGGGAGGACCGGATCTTCCAGCTTACCTGGCAGGCTCGAGTGGGCTTTGTATACGATCGGGAGAGTTTTTCCCTGCTGGAAGAATTTGCCTATGCGACGGAAGGGTGGGGGCTCACCCAGGACGGCACCCACCTGATCATGAGTGACGGCACGGCCAATCTCTACTTCCTGGAGCCCACCACCCTGGAGGTGGTGCGGCAGGTGGAGGTTCGCGACGGGGCGCAGCCTGTGACTCGCCTGAATGAGCTGGAATATGTGGAGGGCGAGATCTATGCCAACATCTGGCAGACAGATCGGATTGCCCGCATTGATCCGGCCAGTGGCCAGGTGGTGGCCTGGGTGGACCTGGCCGGCCTGCTCCCTCCGGCGGATCGCGGCCAGCCGGTGGATGTCCTCAACGGCATTGCCTACGATTCCGAGGCCAAACGCCTCTTTGTGACGGGCAAGCTGTGGCCCAAGCTATTCGAGATCGAATTGATTCCGCCCGGGTAG
- a CDS encoding TetR/AcrR family transcriptional regulator: MTDRDKSPFQQARERILNAALDIFAHKGYRDTQLDEVAARANTSEGSVFFHFASKEQIFLALIDQFADSLERHITEAISQREQGMERVRAAIEACLQTFGRYRWPAKILLIQAVGLGAVFEEKRAEVHERFAGLIEQYLQEAIDLGQIQPVDTEVTAHAWMGAIYNLVIRWLQTGEPAPERIVRTLPPLLLRSIGYQPEDEAKE, translated from the coding sequence ATGACCGACAGGGACAAAAGCCCATTCCAACAGGCCCGGGAGCGCATCCTGAACGCGGCCCTGGATATCTTTGCCCACAAGGGGTACCGGGACACCCAACTGGACGAGGTGGCCGCCCGGGCCAACACGTCCGAGGGCTCCGTCTTCTTCCATTTTGCCAGCAAGGAACAGATCTTCCTGGCCCTCATCGACCAGTTCGCCGACTCCCTGGAGCGGCACATCACCGAGGCCATCAGCCAGCGGGAACAGGGGATGGAGCGGGTACGCGCGGCTATCGAAGCCTGCCTCCAGACCTTCGGCCGCTACCGCTGGCCGGCCAAGATCCTGCTCATCCAGGCGGTGGGCCTGGGTGCCGTCTTCGAAGAAAAACGGGCCGAGGTCCACGAACGCTTCGCCGGCCTGATCGAGCAGTATCTCCAGGAGGCCATTGACCTGGGCCAGATCCAGCCCGTGGATACGGAAGTGACCGCCCACGCGTGGATGGGCGCCATCTACAACCTGGTCATCCGCTGGCTCCAGACCGGCGAACCGGCGCCAGAACGCATCGTCCGCACCCTGCCGCCCCTGCTCCTGCGCAGCATCGGCTATCAGCCAGAGGACGAGGCGAAGGAGTAG
- a CDS encoding isochorismate synthase, whose protein sequence is MTPHPPRPPQADLPSPGVEYRPDFQGRLISACCPAEGIDIYTFLRHGEQQPRFYWRDGSQDIQFAGVGVALSLMGWGEGRFHQIQRQARSLFTQALAMDEGPSLAAPRLFGGFAFRQDFVPDFTWAAFHPAHFILPHYQLVTCRGESWLTINALLAPGESARARQQALQEALAARYRLLRSLPKVIPAPPSAPQVEVDYPLSYPAWAAMIEEALRHFAAGRMDKVVLARICQVRSPTHLDIDAALFHLDQRYPGCYTFLVEPRPHHAFFGAPPELLVAVQGSRLQTMGLAGSAPRGATPQEDEALAAELLASAKDRHEHALVVQAIQERLAPLTTALTAPATPEIMRLSNIQHLFTPIQAELRRPDGVLPLVELLHPTPALGGWPRDAALAFIQEHEQTPRGWYAAPVGWIDRNLDGAFSVAIRSAVVQRRRAWLYAGAGIVAASRPEREWEETGWKFRPVLEALGVWRG, encoded by the coding sequence ATGACCCCACATCCACCCCGACCACCTCAGGCGGATCTCCCCTCCCCGGGCGTGGAATATCGGCCGGACTTCCAGGGACGGCTGATCAGCGCCTGTTGCCCGGCCGAAGGCATCGACATCTACACCTTCCTGCGCCACGGAGAGCAACAGCCCCGCTTCTACTGGCGGGACGGCAGCCAGGATATCCAGTTTGCGGGGGTGGGGGTCGCCCTCAGCCTGATGGGCTGGGGGGAGGGTCGCTTCCACCAGATTCAGCGTCAGGCCCGGAGCCTCTTCACCCAGGCCCTGGCCATGGACGAGGGGCCGTCCCTGGCCGCGCCCCGCCTTTTCGGCGGCTTCGCCTTTCGTCAGGACTTCGTGCCGGACTTCACCTGGGCGGCCTTTCATCCTGCCCATTTCATCCTGCCCCACTACCAGTTGGTCACCTGCCGCGGGGAGAGCTGGCTCACCATCAATGCCCTGCTTGCGCCAGGCGAGTCGGCCCGGGCACGCCAGCAGGCCCTCCAGGAGGCGCTGGCCGCCCGCTACCGCCTGCTGCGCAGCCTGCCAAAGGTCATCCCCGCACCGCCTTCGGCCCCCCAGGTGGAGGTGGATTATCCCCTGAGCTATCCCGCCTGGGCCGCCATGATCGAGGAGGCCCTGCGCCACTTTGCTGCCGGCCGGATGGACAAGGTGGTGCTGGCCCGGATATGCCAGGTGCGCAGCCCCACCCACCTGGACATCGACGCGGCCCTCTTTCACCTGGACCAACGCTACCCGGGATGTTACACCTTCCTGGTGGAGCCCCGGCCCCACCACGCCTTTTTCGGCGCGCCACCGGAGCTCCTGGTGGCCGTCCAGGGAAGCCGGCTCCAGACCATGGGGCTGGCCGGTTCCGCGCCCCGGGGGGCGACTCCCCAGGAGGATGAGGCCCTGGCCGCCGAACTGCTGGCTTCGGCCAAGGATCGCCACGAGCACGCCCTGGTGGTCCAGGCCATCCAGGAACGACTCGCGCCCCTGACCACGGCCCTGACCGCGCCCGCCACGCCCGAAATCATGCGGCTGAGCAACATCCAGCACCTTTTCACGCCCATCCAGGCGGAACTGCGCAGGCCGGACGGCGTTTTGCCCCTGGTGGAGCTCCTCCACCCCACGCCGGCCCTGGGCGGCTGGCCCCGAGACGCGGCCCTGGCCTTCATCCAGGAACACGAACAGACGCCCCGGGGCTGGTATGCGGCGCCGGTGGGCTGGATCGACCGCAACCTGGACGGCGCTTTCAGCGTGGCCATCCGCTCGGCTGTGGTCCAAAGGCGGCGGGCCTGGCTCTACGCCGGCGCAGGCATTGTGGCTGCGTCTCGCCCGGAACGGGAGTGGGAGGAGACAGGCTGGAAGTTTCGCCCGGTGCTGGAGGCGTTGGGGGTTTGGAGGGGTTAG
- the menD gene encoding 2-succinyl-5-enolpyruvyl-6-hydroxy-3-cyclohexene-1-carboxylic-acid synthase — MTTAVNPNALWAGIVVEQLARCGLEAACIAPGSRSTPLTLAFDRHPAIQVYLHLDERSAAFFALGLAQATGRPVALVCTSGTAAAEFHPAVVEAYQAQIPLLVLTADRPHELRESGANQTIDQVKMYGDHVLWAMDVALPEAAPPAVALRNLRTLAARAYACAAGLRSGPVHLNFPFRKPLEPASPAAFQAVEEQVAALFAQPPGDLTVAHGEIQPTPTQVQRLAEAITGAERGLIVCGPRRAAAAGPDFADAVTALARASGYPILADPASGLRFGPHVADAPLVGAYDALLAAGDVPWPPPQLVLRLGAVPTSAALNAYLERVAAPTVHIRSSGVWADDSHLVHSFLQADPTLTCRRLAAELSPRGLGGWAQGWLAGSRAAGQVLAEAVEQGDFEGAAVAAAIDGLPAGANLFVGNSLPIRHVDRYGLPRLKPLQVFVNRGASGIDGITSTALGVAAAAPDRPTLLITGDISFYHDMNGLLALGQFGLGRFGVVLLNNRGGGIFRRLPVARFEPSFTHLFLTPHDLRFELVAQLYGLAYQQVAPGPAVGTQVSACLAEARPTLIEVPCDSAQDLAMGQAILQRVARVALQVDERQN, encoded by the coding sequence TTGACGACAGCCGTGAACCCCAATGCCCTCTGGGCTGGGATCGTGGTGGAACAGCTGGCCCGATGCGGCCTGGAAGCCGCCTGCATCGCGCCCGGCTCCCGCTCCACTCCCTTGACCCTGGCCTTTGACCGCCACCCCGCCATCCAGGTCTACCTCCACCTGGACGAACGAAGCGCCGCCTTCTTCGCCCTGGGGTTGGCCCAGGCCACCGGGCGGCCGGTGGCCCTGGTCTGCACTTCCGGCACGGCCGCCGCCGAGTTCCACCCTGCGGTGGTAGAGGCGTACCAGGCCCAGATTCCGCTGCTGGTGCTCACGGCGGACCGTCCCCACGAGTTGCGGGAAAGCGGCGCCAACCAGACCATCGACCAGGTGAAGATGTACGGCGACCACGTGCTGTGGGCGATGGATGTGGCCCTGCCCGAGGCCGCGCCGCCGGCCGTGGCCCTGCGCAACCTGCGTACCCTGGCAGCCCGGGCCTATGCCTGCGCGGCCGGGCTCCGTTCCGGGCCGGTTCACCTCAACTTTCCTTTCCGCAAACCCCTGGAGCCCGCCTCCCCAGCCGCGTTCCAGGCGGTCGAAGAGCAGGTGGCGGCCCTTTTTGCCCAACCGCCTGGCGACCTGACGGTGGCACACGGTGAGATCCAGCCCACGCCGACCCAGGTGCAGCGCCTGGCCGAGGCCATCACCGGCGCCGAGCGGGGCCTCATCGTGTGCGGCCCTCGCCGGGCAGCCGCCGCCGGCCCGGACTTTGCCGACGCGGTGACGGCCCTGGCCCGGGCCAGCGGCTATCCCATCCTGGCCGACCCGGCCTCGGGACTTCGCTTTGGCCCCCACGTGGCCGACGCGCCCCTGGTGGGCGCGTATGACGCCCTGCTGGCCGCGGGCGACGTGCCCTGGCCGCCGCCTCAACTGGTACTCCGCCTGGGCGCGGTGCCCACCTCCGCTGCGCTCAACGCCTACCTGGAACGGGTGGCCGCGCCCACCGTTCACATCCGGTCCAGCGGTGTCTGGGCCGACGACAGCCACCTGGTGCACTCCTTTCTGCAGGCGGATCCGACCCTCACCTGTCGCAGGCTGGCGGCAGAGCTGTCCCCGCGGGGGCTGGGCGGGTGGGCCCAGGGCTGGCTGGCGGGTAGCCGGGCAGCTGGCCAGGTGCTGGCCGAGGCAGTTGAGCAGGGCGATTTTGAAGGGGCAGCCGTGGCCGCAGCCATCGACGGACTGCCTGCCGGGGCGAACCTCTTCGTAGGCAACAGCTTGCCCATCCGCCACGTGGACCGGTATGGGCTGCCCCGGCTGAAGCCCCTGCAGGTGTTCGTCAACCGGGGCGCCAGCGGCATCGACGGCATCACCTCCACGGCCCTGGGCGTGGCCGCGGCTGCGCCCGACCGGCCCACCCTGCTGATCACCGGCGACATCTCTTTCTACCACGACATGAACGGGCTGCTGGCCCTGGGCCAGTTTGGCCTGGGGCGCTTCGGCGTGGTCCTGCTGAACAACCGGGGCGGCGGCATTTTCCGCCGGCTGCCGGTGGCCCGCTTCGAGCCCAGTTTCACCCACCTCTTCCTGACGCCCCACGACCTGCGTTTTGAGCTGGTGGCCCAGCTATACGGCCTGGCGTATCAGCAGGTCGCGCCCGGGCCGGCCGTGGGCACCCAGGTGAGTGCCTGCCTGGCCGAGGCACGCCCCACCCTGATCGAAGTGCCCTGTGACAGTGCCCAGGACCTGGCGATGGGGCAGGCCATCCTGCAACGGGTGGCGAGGGTCGCCCTGCAGGTTGACGAGCGCCAGAACTGA
- a CDS encoding 1,4-dihydroxy-2-naphthoyl-CoA synthase, whose translation MAWQQVKAYSDITYHKGEGIARIAFNRPEVRNAFRPQTIDQMIEAFRDAWMDGSIGTVLLTGNGPSPKDGVYAFCSGGDQRVRGHAGYVDDTGLARLNVLELQRIIRFMPKVVMAVVPGWAVGGGHSLHVVCDLTLASKEHAKFKQTDPDVASFDAGYGSAYLARQVGQKRARELFFLGKVYSAEEAFQMGMVNAVVPHDELEKVACEWAKTINSKSPTAIKMLKYAFNLIDDGLVGQQIFAGETTRLAYMTDEAREGRDAFVEKRRPEFEKFPRWP comes from the coding sequence ATCGCCTGGCAGCAGGTGAAGGCATACAGCGACATCACCTACCACAAGGGAGAAGGCATCGCGCGCATCGCCTTCAACCGGCCCGAGGTGCGCAACGCCTTCCGCCCCCAGACCATCGACCAGATGATCGAGGCCTTTCGGGATGCCTGGATGGATGGCTCCATCGGTACGGTATTGCTGACGGGCAACGGTCCTTCGCCCAAGGACGGCGTCTACGCCTTCTGCTCCGGCGGCGACCAGCGGGTGCGGGGCCACGCCGGCTACGTGGATGACACCGGGCTGGCCCGGTTGAACGTCCTGGAGCTGCAGCGCATCATCCGCTTCATGCCCAAGGTGGTCATGGCCGTGGTGCCCGGCTGGGCGGTGGGCGGCGGCCACAGCCTCCACGTGGTCTGCGATCTGACCCTGGCCAGCAAGGAGCATGCCAAGTTCAAGCAGACAGACCCGGATGTGGCCAGCTTCGACGCGGGGTATGGCTCCGCGTACCTGGCCCGCCAGGTGGGCCAAAAGCGGGCCCGGGAGCTCTTCTTCCTGGGCAAGGTTTACTCGGCTGAAGAGGCGTTCCAGATGGGCATGGTCAACGCGGTGGTGCCCCACGACGAGCTGGAAAAGGTAGCCTGCGAATGGGCCAAAACCATCAACAGCAAGAGCCCCACGGCCATCAAGATGCTCAAATACGCCTTCAACCTGATCGACGACGGCCTGGTGGGCCAGCAGATCTTCGCCGGGGAGACCACCCGCCTGGCCTATATGACCGATGAAGCCCGGGAAGGTCGGGACGCATTCGTGGAGAAGCGGCGGCCCGAGTTCGAGAAATTCCCCCGCTGGCCGTAG
- the menE gene encoding o-succinylbenzoate--CoA ligase: MTHPPITQSPTPPLHQPVDWLRSRAAVTPERPALYFRGEVLRYGELDQQVEGLAASLWQAGVRPGTRVAALLANSPAYVALIHGLARLGAVLVPLNTRLVAHELTWQLTLTGADFLVSEDQLATVAAAAAPPGCRRLDAHTLVAQTAPAGERPWQQGTPLDQVQAIIFTSGTSGRPKGAMLTFGNHFWSATASLYRLGLREDDRWLSCLPLYHVGGLAVVFRCCLYGIPLVLHDHFEVDAFQASLEADGVTLTSLVPTMLHRLLNRPGEGGPRGGLPASLRLILLGGAAASAELLARCRDEGIPVATTYGLTEAASQVATQRPGDTLRKPGSVGRPLMFTRVQVVDEEGKVLPPGEPGEIRVQGPTVMAGYYQDPEATARALRDGWLHTGDIGYLDGDGDLWLLQRRSDVIVSGGENVYPAEVEAALRQHPAVEEACVVGIPDPEWGQRVAAMVQLRPGHRVTVAELDAFLRPRLAGYKRPRILTFVESLPQTASGKIARRTVAEMLQRPGQ, from the coding sequence ATGACCCACCCTCCAATCACCCAATCACCCACTCCTCCACTCCACCAGCCCGTAGACTGGCTCCGCAGTCGGGCAGCGGTCACGCCGGAGCGGCCGGCCCTGTACTTTCGCGGGGAAGTCCTCCGCTACGGTGAGTTGGACCAACAGGTGGAAGGCCTGGCCGCGTCCCTCTGGCAGGCGGGCGTCCGGCCGGGTACCCGGGTAGCGGCTCTCCTGGCCAACAGCCCCGCCTACGTGGCCCTGATCCATGGGCTGGCCCGACTGGGCGCGGTGCTGGTTCCCCTCAACACCCGGCTGGTGGCCCACGAGCTGACCTGGCAACTGACCTTGACCGGGGCCGATTTTCTGGTGTCCGAAGACCAGCTGGCAACCGTGGCCGCGGCCGCCGCGCCCCCTGGCTGCCGCCGGCTGGATGCCCACACCCTGGTGGCACAGACCGCGCCGGCCGGAGAGAGGCCCTGGCAACAGGGGACCCCGTTGGACCAGGTCCAGGCCATCATCTTCACCTCCGGCACCAGCGGCCGGCCCAAAGGCGCCATGCTCACCTTCGGAAACCACTTCTGGAGCGCGACGGCCTCCCTCTACCGGCTGGGCCTCCGGGAGGATGACCGCTGGCTGAGCTGCCTGCCCCTCTATCACGTGGGTGGGCTGGCGGTGGTCTTCCGCTGCTGCCTGTACGGCATCCCCCTGGTGTTGCATGACCACTTTGAGGTGGACGCCTTCCAGGCCAGCCTGGAAGCCGATGGCGTCACCCTCACTTCCCTGGTGCCCACCATGTTACACCGGCTGCTCAACCGGCCGGGCGAAGGAGGCCCCCGGGGCGGGCTGCCTGCATCCCTGCGCCTGATTCTGCTGGGCGGGGCCGCGGCATCGGCCGAGCTGCTGGCCCGTTGTCGGGACGAGGGGATCCCCGTGGCCACCACCTACGGCCTGACCGAGGCCGCTTCCCAGGTGGCCACCCAACGCCCCGGGGACACCCTGCGCAAACCGGGCTCTGTGGGCCGCCCCCTGATGTTCACCAGGGTCCAGGTGGTGGACGAGGAGGGGAAAGTGCTGCCGCCCGGAGAGCCGGGGGAGATTCGGGTGCAGGGCCCCACCGTCATGGCAGGCTACTACCAGGATCCGGAAGCCACGGCCCGCGCCCTGCGGGATGGCTGGCTCCACACTGGCGACATCGGCTATCTGGACGGGGATGGAGATTTGTGGCTGCTCCAGCGGCGCAGCGACGTAATCGTCAGCGGCGGAGAGAACGTCTACCCGGCGGAAGTGGAAGCGGCCCTGCGCCAGCACCCCGCGGTGGAGGAGGCCTGCGTGGTGGGGATCCCCGACCCAGAGTGGGGACAGCGGGTGGCGGCCATGGTCCAGCTACGCCCCGGGCATCGGGTCACCGTGGCCGAGCTGGACGCCTTCCTGCGCCCCAGGCTGGCCGGCTACAAGCGTCCCCGCATTCTGACCTTTGTGGAAAGCCTCCCCCAGACCGCTTCGGGGAAAATTGCCCGGCGAACGGTGGCGGAGATGCTCCAGCGCCCCGGCCAGTGA
- the menH gene encoding 2-succinyl-6-hydroxy-2,4-cyclohexadiene-1-carboxylate synthase — MPYAQLDEVTYHYEMAGRGPLLVLLHGFTGSVDNWRPHFPALATRYRVLAVDLLGHGRTSAPATPARYAMDAAAADLATLLARLAPEPVHLLGYSMGGRLALYVALAYPAQVKSLYLESASPGLEDEEARQQRQRQDEALADRIEREGVPAFVDFWEALPLFASQQRLPNDVRDRLRRQRLQNRAHGLANSLRGMGTGVQPSLWSRLGELRMPVHLLVGALDTKFVAINRRMAQALPQATLTVVPDAGHTVHLEQPRRFQEWLFSTSS, encoded by the coding sequence ATGCCCTACGCGCAACTGGATGAGGTAACCTATCACTACGAAATGGCCGGACGGGGCCCTCTGCTGGTGCTGCTTCACGGCTTCACCGGGAGCGTGGACAACTGGCGGCCCCACTTCCCGGCCCTGGCCACGCGCTATCGGGTGCTGGCCGTGGACCTGCTGGGTCATGGCCGCACATCCGCGCCGGCCACGCCGGCCCGGTACGCCATGGATGCGGCAGCGGCCGATCTGGCGACCCTTCTGGCGCGGCTGGCACCCGAACCGGTTCACCTGCTGGGCTATTCCATGGGCGGACGGCTGGCCCTCTACGTCGCCCTGGCCTATCCGGCCCAGGTGAAGAGCCTCTACCTGGAAAGTGCCTCGCCCGGCCTGGAGGACGAGGAAGCCCGGCAGCAGCGACAGAGACAGGATGAGGCGCTGGCCGACCGGATCGAACGGGAAGGTGTGCCGGCCTTTGTGGACTTCTGGGAAGCATTGCCCCTGTTCGCCAGCCAGCAGCGGCTGCCCAATGATGTGCGGGACCGGCTGCGTCGGCAACGGCTGCAAAACCGGGCCCATGGCCTGGCCAACAGCCTGCGGGGGATGGGGACCGGGGTCCAGCCCTCCCTGTGGTCCCGCCTGGGCGAGCTGCGGATGCCGGTACACCTGCTGGTGGGCGCCCTGGATACCAAATTCGTCGCCATCAACCGGCGCATGGCCCAGGCGCTGCCCCAGGCCACCCTGACCGTGGTGCCCGACGCCGGACACACGGTACACCTGGAACAACCCCGACGCTTCCAGGAGTGGTTGTTCTCCACATCGTCATAG
- a CDS encoding alpha/beta fold hydrolase yields the protein MARTPITTIVPAGKVRLALHEWPGDPPTIFLVHAAGMHGRCWDAVVAELPGRRCVAVDIRGHGYSDCPPPPYAWSALGDDLVALLQARRLQQMIGVGHSLGGHLVTQAAAALPEHFQALLLIEPVIFPRHYYGHSLPEEHFTARRRNRWPSPQAMFERFVERIPYASWDRRVLWDYCQHALRRDATTADGQPGYVLACPPAVEASLYATGLAPDADIYDRLGQIQVPVWVMRADSSQAADAQDMRRSPTAPDLAQHFPQGQDEHLPEYTHFLPMENPGLVAQRIKSMIDKLA from the coding sequence ATGGCGCGCACACCGATTACCACCATCGTCCCAGCAGGCAAGGTTCGTCTGGCGCTCCACGAATGGCCCGGCGACCCGCCCACCATCTTCCTGGTCCACGCTGCGGGAATGCATGGACGCTGCTGGGACGCGGTGGTAGCCGAACTGCCTGGGCGCCGCTGCGTGGCCGTGGACATCCGGGGGCACGGGTACAGCGACTGTCCGCCTCCTCCCTACGCCTGGTCCGCCCTGGGGGACGATCTGGTGGCCCTGCTCCAGGCCCGACGGCTGCAGCAGATGATCGGTGTGGGCCATTCCCTGGGCGGCCATCTGGTGACCCAGGCGGCGGCTGCGCTCCCCGAACACTTTCAGGCGCTGCTGCTCATCGAGCCCGTCATCTTTCCCCGGCACTACTACGGCCACAGCCTGCCGGAAGAACACTTCACCGCCCGGCGACGCAACCGCTGGCCTTCGCCCCAGGCCATGTTCGAGCGTTTTGTCGAACGCATTCCCTATGCCAGCTGGGATCGGCGGGTGCTCTGGGACTATTGCCAGCATGCCCTGCGCCGGGATGCCACCACGGCGGACGGCCAGCCCGGCTATGTCCTGGCCTGTCCGCCGGCCGTGGAAGCGTCCCTCTATGCCACCGGCCTGGCGCCGGATGCCGACATCTACGACCGGCTGGGCCAGATCCAGGTGCCGGTCTGGGTGATGCGGGCCGACTCGTCCCAGGCAGCCGACGCCCAGGACATGCGCCGCTCGCCCACCGCGCCGGACCTGGCCCAGCACTTTCCCCAGGGCCAGGATGAGCATCTGCCAGAGTACACCCACTTTTTGCCCATGGAGAACCCTGGCCTGGTGGCCCAGCGCATCAAGAGCATGATCGACAAATTGGCATAG
- a CDS encoding lysylphosphatidylglycerol synthase transmembrane domain-containing protein codes for MKTSWWWAILALGLLWWTFRQAALVDIVRVFQGVRPGELLLLALVNALILLSFSARWWLFLRAQGYTLPYLTLSIYRLAAFALSYVTPGPQFGGEPLQVYLVCRRHRVPVASSVAAVALDRLLEMWVNFAFLAGGSLVVLGMALWPSAVAFRAGGVLLLLVLLPTLVLGALWRGHHPISGAGEMLLAWWQRMGRGRAEAPVRLVTLLGEVQRSEDEAIRLCRGNPRLWLAALAASFLTWGLLLGEFWLMAYVLGMALSPGQLLLALLAARVAILLPMPAALGTLEASQVLAMEHLGLGAAAGISLGVLIRARDLLLAALGLWLVVLLLGRPLTGRLLASTRQGMDWRERGWPLLRGDEPPSKPPNPA; via the coding sequence ATGAAGACATCCTGGTGGTGGGCCATATTGGCCCTGGGCCTGCTCTGGTGGACCTTTCGCCAGGCCGCCCTGGTGGACATTGTCCGGGTTTTTCAAGGGGTGAGACCGGGGGAGCTGTTGCTGCTGGCCCTGGTCAATGCCCTGATCCTGCTCAGCTTCAGCGCGCGCTGGTGGCTCTTCCTGCGGGCGCAAGGGTATACCCTCCCCTACCTGACCCTCTCCATCTATCGGCTGGCTGCCTTCGCCCTCAGCTATGTCACCCCCGGTCCCCAGTTCGGCGGCGAGCCGCTGCAGGTGTACCTGGTCTGCCGGCGACATCGAGTGCCCGTGGCCAGCTCGGTGGCTGCCGTTGCCCTGGACCGGCTGCTGGAGATGTGGGTCAACTTTGCCTTCCTGGCCGGGGGCTCCCTGGTGGTCCTGGGGATGGCCCTGTGGCCTTCCGCGGTCGCCTTTCGGGCCGGTGGCGTGCTGCTCTTGTTGGTTCTCCTGCCCACCCTGGTCCTGGGCGCCCTCTGGCGGGGCCATCATCCCATCTCTGGAGCGGGGGAAATGTTGCTGGCGTGGTGGCAGCGGATGGGTCGAGGGCGAGCGGAAGCACCGGTCCGGCTGGTCACCCTGCTGGGCGAGGTGCAGCGCAGCGAGGACGAGGCCATCCGGCTCTGTCGGGGCAATCCCCGGCTCTGGCTGGCTGCCCTGGCCGCCTCCTTCCTGACCTGGGGGCTGCTCCTGGGCGAATTCTGGCTCATGGCCTACGTGTTGGGGATGGCGCTGTCGCCGGGCCAGCTTCTGTTGGCGCTCCTGGCGGCTCGGGTGGCCATCCTGTTGCCCATGCCTGCCGCCCTGGGGACCCTGGAGGCCAGCCAGGTGCTGGCCATGGAGCATCTGGGGCTGGGGGCCGCGGCCGGCATCAGCCTGGGCGTTTTGATCCGGGCGCGGGATCTCCTGCTGGCGGCCCTGGGCCTGTGGCTGGTGGTGCTCCTGTTGGGGCGCCCCCTGACCGGACGCCTCCTGGCCTCGACCCGCCAGGGGATGGACTGGCGGGAAAGGGGGTGGCCTCTCCTGCGGGGGGATGAGCCGCCTTCAAAACCACCCAACCCAGCATAA